The genomic interval TTGGAGCGTCTCAGGAGATCCGAGAACTCCCTTTGCTAACATCAACCTCGTTATAAAATAGACAGCTGTTTCAGTCACATTTTCGAAACAAAATATGGAAAAGTAGCCTATGTCTTTTCTGTATATTCCTTTAAAGTGTGCATGATATTTAAAAACCGATTCAAAACTCATCTTCAAGAGATTGAACGCTTTGAAAGAGAGCATGTTTTAAAGCTGCACTTCAGTAATTGTGACAGCTGTCAAACAGACTTCACTTGCGAACCTTGTGTCTATGTAGTTATACCATTTTCTCAGGCACATAGGACCTTGGGAAGTTTCTCTGAAGGGATTTTGaatgttctttcttttgttttgattaatttaatctGGCTTTAGTGTAGTCTTGTATGTGAAGTAGCTCTGACCTGATTAGTTCCGTTGTAACTGCGTAACTCTTTATTTACTGAATGTTTAGGTATGATAAATGCCTTCAATCAATAAATAACTCTCCAGATCCCAGTGTGCGGTTTTGACTTGCCTCATAAATGCCTCCTCTAATGAGAGAAGGAGAGAAATTTCTCATTAACAGACTGAAGGTTGAGCCTGCTTAATTTAACAGCTTTACTGTTGGTTACCGTGGTAATTACAGCCCCGCTTCTCTTTGATCTCGCCAGACAATGTTTCCCAGATTCTCCAACTCATCAGAGTAACAGCTGCTATATCAGAGAGACCCTCTCTATGGCGGGGAAATGAGAGACAGCTCCTCCATCACATGACACACGCTCTGAAGTCTAGATTTACAACTGGTGCCTTTGTTGAACACAATGTGCATGATTCCTGCGAGATTTCAGAGGGACTGAGGGTAAAACTGCATGCcgaagcttaaagggatagttcacccaaaatgaaaattgtcatcatttactcaccagaTTGTTCATGCTGCTTTTTTACAATGTAAGTGAATGTTGACAAGGGGCTGTCAAGTGgcagaaatgacaaaaagcCCCATAAAATAGCTCATATGGGTTGTGTACTATATTCTGATACAAAATTttagtctgttcctcacacagaGCTATTGTATGAGACATATGGgctacttttatgatgctttgtGAAGAAAGCCATCCAAGGAACCGTCATGCGTAAATGGTGAccgaattttaatttttaagtgatctatccctttaaccttGAGAGCAGAGAGTGAGAATATACTTGTGTCTGTGGATACAAAAGCAATGTTGGCCACTGATCGCATGCAAACACAATCATGTTTATgtgtttgcaaacagactttttttcttggttcTACCCTATCTAGATAACCGTTGCTCGTCTTATTACTTCTTTAAAGCTACCAGAGTTCACTCTTAAGTCCCTGGGGTCCTCAGACCTGAACAAGTACTGAGGCAGGAGTATCTGCATAAGCTTTGATGCTCAGTTTCATATTCtctaacattaaaaatgtgcatattatAACAGGCTCCTTTTCCCTGGCCTCTCTGTTCTGATATTATACACGGAGTTGAAGACAGAGATCTCTAACCACACCCTCCATCACTCAGGAAAACTTGATGCAGGTCTTTGTCTTTCTGTTAAGTTGGCCTTCCTTGCTTTGTTTTCCTCTCTTTTGTTCTTAGTTGGTaccttttttagttttttttaagctttttttagtttttttaagcCAAAGGTACTAAGTGAGTTAAGGCCCATTCGCACCAAGAAAGATAActgtaacaataaaaataactatacagttttaataattgttctCATTCTAAGAGAATAGTGAAGTCCACATCACAGCTAACTATAACGATATAATTGGATTCAtgttcagtgttatttttttcctcagttgataaacaaaaacattgacagccaatttGAATCTAGCTGACTCGAGGATTTGCTGTGCgcttaaaataatcataatcgTCCGTTGGTGTGGATtctaatatagttattatatagttatctttgtagttattgttctttgatgaaataaaagtagggctgtcaatagaataatctgtaattaataattttttttatttctaaaaatgaaaattctgtcattatttactcgcctCTTCTTCTTAAGAacccaaaagaagatatttgaaagaactatttttgtccatacagtcaTAATCAGTGGATTACAATGTTGGTCCCTATTGAttttcactgtatggaaaaaactcttggatatttatcaaaatatcttctttttttttatttcacaaagcatcatataggtttggaacaacatgaaggtgagtaaataatgatacCTTTTGTCCTTTAAATTCCTTTTATTTACTGATTCAAACTTGTGAGCTTGAGGCTTTTTGCGGAATTCattaaaatagagtaaaaataaatgtagtaaACAAACACTGACTAAAATAAGcaagcattaaagggatagttcacccaaaaatgaaaattctgtcataatttactcatccccaagttgttccaaacctctatgaatttctttcttctgctgaacacaaaagatattttgaagaatatgggtaaccaaacagttgatgtcCATggtatttttctctttttttttccatactatggaaatcAGTTGgatccatcaactgtttgatttctgacattcttcaaaatatcttcttttgtgttcagctgaagaaagaaattcatacaggtttggaacaacttgagggtgagtaaatgacagaattttcatttttgggtgaacaacaAGCATTAATAACAAGCATTAGTACCATTATACCATGCAACCCTATACTGAGAGGCAAAGAGACAAGTGTAGGGAAATTTGGAAATGTGGGCATAAAGATGTTATGAGAGTTGGTTGAAGGTGGAGTGTGAAGGTTTATGCAGTCTTTTCTACTGTGTGACCTACTTAATGAACACAAATGTCACACCAAACAGCAAAAGGTCATTTAAAGGTTCTCTAAGGTGACTCACATAGACTTAGCCTCTGGCCACAGGCTTTCACACTTTCATTATGGTTTCTTGGCCTTCCTCATACACCCCCTGATCATTTCATCTGGGTGAATGCTATAATCAAAGACCAATCCTATGCTGCCTTCTTACTACTTTATTCTAGAATCTAAAATTGAGCTAAAATTACCCATCTTAATTCATAATTGTAGCGCTTGGCCCCCTCCTACTGTGGACGTTCATGCAACATCAACCCAAGTGCTGAGAATCTTTTTGGCTGTCGCAGTCACTTCCTCTCCAACACTTCACTGTAGAGGTGACACACACTAAGTTGCCCTTGGCGACTGCATTCCGTGGGTCAAAGTTCAGTACCTTGATTTACAGCATCCTGTCTGGTCGGCTCTGCGGAAATGAGGCTCCTCACCACAGTgtcttcaagaaaaaaaaaaaatcactgctaAGAGAAATTATGACATGCGGTTATCTTTTGGTTCCATACTTTCCTGCAGAATCCAGACATGTTAACTTGCTAATATTGCTTATTGAAAAATATGGCTCAAGTAAGATTtggaaaacaaatcaaattcatataatcatataacaattttttttttttttttatgtagtgtAACATTGTTTTCTAATATCATTTTGGTTTCAGAAACGTTGGAACATACTGCATAAATCATATGGACTATCCAatacttttgttgttgttttttgttttgttttttttgtttgacagTCCTCATTcccattcacttccatagtTTAAAAAAGGACAAATGGGATATTCTACAAAATGCCTTCATTTTcagcaaaatttatgggagagATTCCTTTATGCATGCAgtgatttacattaaaatgattCAGTCAGTGAGAATATTTTGGTTCTGTATTCTCTGGTCTTTCTGAGGTGGGATGCTTTTCTTATTGATTAGTCCACATCTGCGTGTACAGGCAAGCCTGTAGTTTTGAAATTGGAATAGATTTTTTCCCTTCCACATTGATTGGCTCAGGTGACAGCTAATTACTCAAGATTGTGTTTGTGCTTGTGTTATGCACAGTTGATATTATTTCATGTGGTTCTTTTGTTACGGTGCTCTAGTTGACTGACGTGTTTTAACATCTGCTGTATTGTTCCTCCAGAGCACAGTCTTTTTGCAGGCACATGTACGTAGCGTGTTACGATGTActggcatgtttgtgttttcatttccTCTGGTTAATATTTTGTTGCTGTGGCTGTCACAAGATAAGAtactgcaggtgtgtgtgtgtgtgtgtgtgtgccacgTTCCTGCAGAAACTGTGTCCATAAGTCTGCAGTGGAGAAGCAGTCTCGAACAAGGAATTAAAAAACAGTGGTGTTTTCTATGAAAATGTATCTTCTTCTGAGAGAGACAACTGACCTTTCACTCaaacacacgcgcacacacacatgtactCGTACACGTGTGTTCAAACAACACTATACAAGATAATCTAACATCTTCatatacatttaaagggttagttcacccaaaaatgaaatttctgtcattaattactcgccctcatgtcattccacatccataagaccttcgttcatcttcagaacacaaattaagatattttttatgaaatccaagaggttttttatcccccatagaaagaaatgtaattaccacattcaaggtccagaaaagttgaattgttaaataaagtcattatttttgttttgttttgcgcacaaaaagtattctcgtcgcttcattacattaaggttgaatcactgtagtcacgctgactattttaacaatgtctttactacttctctggacctttgtggtaattatgttgctttctatggaggataaaaaaaaaaaaaaaacatctcatcaaatatcttcaattgtgttctgaagatgaacgaaggtcttatgggtttgcaatgacatgagggtgagtagttaatgacagaaattttatttttgggtgagctaaccctttttAAAGGACAATATCACAGATAGAGTGGCCTCAGAAAGCAGTATTTATTGAGTATTTCTAAActttaaaatctattttctaaataaatcttactgatctAATTTTGAATAATTCATCCATGCATAGCTTTCTTTACGCATCTTTTTGAgcttgtaatttttaatcaaaatgtcataactgaaATGACTTCTCTCTGGACTTCGCCAATCATTTAGTTTGCCTAGCCTCCGCTTCACTCCAATGTACGccacaatacagaagaaaatatCTATTGGCATTTGCAATTTGTCTTTAAACCAACTGGTatcaagccttttttttttttttttttatgtctatgacttaagtgtccaaatactttttggggccactgtacaCTACAAGTCAAAAGTTTTGACACAACTGACTTAAAATTTagacaaatataatataatataaatataaatacaaatataaattgtgCTTAAAACTACATAATTCTCATACTTCcattttgtgttatttcatagttttaaagACTTTACTATTTATCTAAAATGTGGTAAAAATCTAAATGGTATTTATCTAAAAGTTTGTAACAAAGAGCATGCAAGTGTGTCCAAACCTCTGACTGGTATAGTTCAGGACTAAAATTAAGGAggaaagctttaaaaaaaaaaaaaaaaaagatcagataACGCTTCCTCTGGGTAAATTTGTGAAATAACactctttttgttttcatatcaAACAGATCAGTGGACCTTCTTATTGAGCAAGGAAGTTATCGTTGAATTCTCTGAAGAAACTTGGCTTAGAATGTTTAGCATGTGCAGTTTATTGTCTCTTCATCTTTTCcctattttgtttattttcacacGTGTTAACGACTTCACAGCTTGCCCAGAACAACAGGGGAATTAGCCAACACAGGCTTGATTAAACAAGCGAAAATATGGTTCGACAGACCTGTGTTGTGTTTAGAGATCGGGAAGTTTGTAGAGGCGTAGAGATATGACAGATGTGCTGTgcatgtaagtgtgtgtgtatctgtggcAGTCAGAGCTCATGGCCGTTGGATATGGATGTTCTAGCCAGAACGACCGTGTGTGTCCACCTCTCTTATCTCCTGCAGATCCCTTCCTTTCATCTCCTTTCAGACCTACAGGGTACTGGACAAACCCCTCCCTAAAATATAGTCccccacaacacacacactccaagGCTGCTATCTCACTGCCACAGATGAGGACCTTCATGTACAGGCCAAATgacatcccccccccccccatcctCGTCCCACTaccacacacacattaggaTCTCACCTGGCTCATTCATTGTCCCCTCCTTCTCGGTTAGCCGTCTTTCCCTCCCTTTCTGTCCTTCCCCTCCtgttgtttttctgtcttttgcCTTGACTCTAATCTGAGCCTGTGTGACATCTGGAATGTCCTCTGGTTTTGATCGAGATAGTGAGAGAGAGggggggagggggagggggtgGAGGTGGGGGACATAGTTGGAACGCAGGCAGACACCTCTAAACACTGTAATTTAAAGAATCTATTGTGTTAATTACATAGCAGAGGTTCAATTCTGTTctctgtatttgtttttttgtccagGATCTTCAGTGACAGTGTGGCAGACATGAAAACCCAAGAGCACCGTTCCAGCCCtctgaaatcacacacacagagtgagTATGAAGATAATAATATGCAGTCTTATGAAGCtcatcttgaaaaaaatgtctgCTTTTGTAGTATTCAAACAGAttaatcggtaacactttattttagggtattttaactagttccttattagcatgcatattactagaatattagctgcttattagtaattaataagcacatattaatgccttattctgtatgaccttattctatattcttaatcctacccaatacctaaacttaacaactaacttactaactattaataagcagtaaattgggagtttattgagggaaaagtcgtagttaatagtgaatacatgttctctatactaaagtgttaccaattaatCAACAGAGtactttttaattgtttaatgtacatcatatggacattttttgttcactgaaaggattagtttactttaaaatgaaaattactccaagctttactcaccctcaagccatcctaggtgtatgactttcttctttctgatgaacacaatcggagttatattaataaatatcctgacgcatccaagctttataatggcagtgaacgggaccaacgagtatgaagctcaaaaaagtgcatccatccatcataaacgtactccacaaggctccgggggttaataaagggccttctgaagtgaagcgaggcgtttgtgtaagaaaaatatccatatttaacaagttataaaaaaaaattacgctTTTAAACTTAtgcattttttgtaatttgaatatggaaaGTGTAGGATGTAGTGCAAGCATTTTGAACTGAGAGAGTTTTATACTTTCttcgtaatttgaatatggaaggcggtctggcagaagctagatattttactttataacttgttaaatatggatatttttcttacacaaacgcatcgcttcacttcagaaggcctttattaaccccccagagctgtgtggagtacacttatgatggatggatgcactttcttgagcttcatactcgttggtgccattcacttccattataaagcttggttgcgtcaggatatttattaatataactcagattgtgttcatcagaaagagtaaagtcatatacacctagaaaggcttgagggtgagtaaagcatgggctaattttatttaattctattCCATTCAGCTCACTCTATTAAAGGAAAGAATATGCTCTGTGTGAACGTCCTGTAATCCTGATACTTATTTGCTAATCGTTCTGACGAATTGGACCACAAAGAACCCCCATTAATGATCTTGTAaccccatttttttttcatatgtttaTAACTGTTATTAAATTTAGAtcaatgtgaaatgttttaAGATGGAAACAGAAATTCACTTCAAAAGTAATTTCCGAGTACCTGCCCATCCCTAGTAGTCACTAAGAATTAAACTACTAAAATTAGACAATTTTGTAACGTTAGGCCATCAGGTAAGTCCCCATGACCTATTAACCAACATCTGGCCTGCATTCCTTTACGCACGGGTGAggtgtaaacacacacatatgcccACTAAATTCATtctcacaaacacattctgtttttacaacaaaaaacagACCTACACACAGATATATGTGGTGGCCGGAGCGTAACCTTTCTACTAACATAAACACCAGATCTCACCTTTGAACTCTTCACCTTTCATTCTGCTAATTGGTCCGTGATgctcttctttttcttcatgAACATTAGTGTGACTAAAAATAAGTCCCTATTTTTTTCCACCTAAAATAGAGTACTCTCCTCTCCTTCTCTTTTTCTTCCCCTTTTAGGCTTGGTGAAAGCCAGCTCTTTATGATGTTTCTGTTTTTAACCTAATTAATTCTATAGTAGTCTAAATGGGATTAGGAATGACCCTGCTTTGCACATACAGACTGAAAAACttgaaacatttacattttttccatcTTCATCAGCAATCTTTGTGGCTACACTTCTCCTTTTTTCTGCCTGTTTTAGTTTTGTTGTACTTGCTACTACTACTAAACACTAATTAATCAAGCATTGTACCAAAGCATCTCTCTTTTGTCAACATGTTATAGAGAGCTATGTACTGTcgtctttttttcttgttactTAACTGGTAGAGCTTGGCACTAGCAATGACAAGGTCATTGTTTGATTATCAAGGAACAAACAAACTGACAAATGCATATTTTGAATGCACTGTAAGCCACTTTGGATAAATGTCTCtaccaaatgaataaatgtaaatgtacttttttttttaatcaccgCTGAGCTTTTTCATATATTTCCCATTCGTTATTTGTCACGTCAACCATTATAATAAGCAGAAGTCTGCAAGATTTTGTGGTTTAAACTTGGTTGTTTAACGGTAATTCCTGTTCATGTAATAAAGCTTCTACTGCTGGGccatttttatgctttaaaatAGGGTTATTCCTTCtgcgagcgtgtgtgtgtgtgtgtgtgtcagtgtgaaTTAGAAAGCATGAGAAGGTATAAGACTTAGTGAGCTGCAGCATGAACAAGAGCAATACGCTGAGCTTGAATCAAAGGGGGCTCAAATTCTTTGCCCCTGGGTGaattggtgtgtgtgtaagaaacAATGAAAAAGTAGAACAGGGttagacacttttttttttttttttttattcttcgctGTTGTTACATCTGATTTCTTAAATGGCAAAGTTGAAGGTGTTATCTTATCTTGTTTTGACAGGTGATGCACGGCCCCACTCCCAAATTAAAGGTCTCCAGTTTCGCAGCATTGCCCCCAAAGCCCCAGCAGTGGTTCCATCATCTGCGGTTCTATCCTGCCAACCTCCCTCAGCCCTTCCAGAAGCATCCACAGCTGTCAGCCCCAAATCCATCCTGGTCCCTGCCCAGAACTATGCACTCATGCAGGTGGCTGGACAAGAGGGAACCTTCTCATTGGTGGCCTTACCTCAGACACAACAGCAACAGCCAATCCAGAAGAACCTTAAGCTGCCTATTCCTAGATACCAACCGGTGAGAAGCAAGAGCACTCCAGAAAAAGGCAGTAGCAAGATGCCGAGTCCAGCCAAGGTTTCTGCAACCGCACAAGCTCAATCATCTGCCGTAAAATCAGACCAGAGTTCAGACCCAGTATCTGAGCAGCTTATGATCGACACTCCTACTTCATCAGAAATCAACATTGCACCCTTATTCCCAGGTTCACAGACAGATCGAAAAATGGAACAAAAAAGCGATGTCCGTCCACTCAAAAACCAGCACTACCCTTCTGGAACCTCCCTTGTTGCCCCTGTCAAGAAAATCTCACCAGTTAAAACTCAAATAGAGGGTCCATCCTCGGCTGGCAGTGCCATCACAGTTCTCTCTCCCACTATCTTTAGCAAAGCTGTTCAGATCATTCCATCTCCACCCAAGGGCAAGCTGCCCATCCTGCCCTATGCCAAGGTGAAAAACTCCCTCCTGGTACCAACCAGCCTTGCCAGCACCCCTTTCTCAGACAAGCAGACTGTGAGTGGAGCCAAAAGCAGCCTGAAAAGCCCTCCAGACAACAACATCAAGTCCACAGACAGCAAAGTTAAAAGTGAAAGCCTGAGCCAAGACCACAACAACACCCAATTCAAGAAACCTCCAGGCAAGAAACGGGGGAGGAAGAGGAAAACCATGGAGGATATTCTGGCCTTTGAAGCCCGAAAGAAGAGATCCTTGTCATTTTTCAGAAGGAGGGTACCTGAGAAACCTCCACTTGGTGTTCCAAATTCTGCCTCTCAAGAGAAGTTGCTGGATATATCCAAAAAGTATCGTAGTATTCGTCCCAAGCCGGTACTGGTAATGGAAACCACTATTCCACAACTTGTACCGCTTCCTTCTTTGTCAACACCAGAGAGCCCTGATCAGGAACTACTATTAGGACAACAAATATCAGGAAAACCACTGAGTGTTCCACAGTCTACTGATCAGCAGCCTGTGGCAGATTGTAAAGGTGGTGGAGGTGTGATTTACACAAGTCGTCCGTTGCACCGATGTCCTACCTGCAGCAGGTGTTTCCAGTTCAAGCATCACTTGCAGAGCCACATGAACAGCCACAGTAACCTGCGGCCCTATGTCTGTCCGGTATGCAGGAAGGCCTATGCTCACTCGGGCAGTCTTAGCACTCATATGAAACTGCACCATGCGGAAAGCAGGCCCCGGAAGAGCCTTTGCTGTGAATTCTGCGATAAGTCATTTGGCTATGTGGGTGTCTACTTCAGCCATTTGAGAGAGGTACACCGGGTAATACTCACCGTTGAGCCATCCATCAGTCAACATGAAGAAAACATGTCTGTAGAAGAGTAAGTAACAAATATTGACTCTTGAGCGTTGACTCTTGATAAAGCCTTCTTGTTCTTGACATAGATGTTCCTTGTCTTGCAGGTCTTCAGAAGCTGATGAACAGGCCTCAGAACAGCGAGTTGACCCAGTCGAGCTACAAATTAAGTGTGGGCGCTGCCAGGCCATCACACCTACTTTTGCTGACATGAAGCTGCATTTGTTGTACGTGCATGGAGAGGAAGTCCAGGTCCGACCGAGAGATGGGGCCACGTGCGGGGGCCGTGAAGCAGAGGATGAGCTGGTCAAACATGCAGCGCATTACTGGAGGCAGCTCAATGAGAAACGCAACCTAGTGCACTGCGGCACCTGCAATGAGGAGTTCTTCTCCTTTTCCAAGTTCAAATGCCACCTCCATTCTCACCATCAAGGAGCTAGAGAGAGTCAGAAAGAGGAAGAGGTGGAAGAGGAAGTGGTAGGTAAGGAGGGCTATGTATTGAGGGGCCTCAATAAAGGTATATCCCTGAGGGTGGGATCTCACTTTAACTGCATCCTTTGCAGTAAGGTCTTTAATAAAAGACAAGAAGTTTTTGAGCATTGGAGGGCACAGCACAACTGTGAAAATCCCACCCTTCTTTGGGATGTCCTGGACTTTAGAGGGGAGAACAAGCCTATTGATGGGCCAAACTAACTGCAAATGGGTAATTTATTATTTGCTCCATGTGTCGATTGTGTGGTTTATGCAGAAAAAATCCACtaatagacattttttttatgttgttgttgatgttttgttttgcactgTTTTTAATATCACAAATGTTGTTTTGTAATGCTTGaattttgtaatgtttgttttatgttttttgtttttgtttttaatgttttatgcatTATAAAATTATCCATAACATTCAAATCACAAACCTCAAattcaatcaaaaacattaCCGTGGCCCAGCTGTAGACGTAATATAACTGCCTGCAAATGAAAGACCCAAGGATGATAATCATAATTTTTTAGGTTTGTGTGGAAACAGTGTGTGCTAGTAACTGCTTCAGCTAAAGTGAATCAGGTGAAACAGACTAACAAAGGCTCATCAAAATCACATTGCCACTCAGACAAATTGAAAATTTGCAATAGACTGAATACAAATGGGGCATGATTAGCATGCTTGAAATAACATGTCAAAGAACATTCAAAGTAATACGAATTATCAGTGACATTCCACAAACACATAACCATAATCACACAGTTTCAGTCCTCATTCCacaactaaaataaatactgcCGGAAAACCTCTGCTAACAGTCACTTTTCAGTCGAAGACAAAGAGGTCCACTAATAAGGATTTAAAATATCCCTGAGAATATAAAACTCAATTTGGCCAAACTTTAACAGTTAGGTTtaacgtgtgtatgtgtgtgtgcgcgagcgtgtgtgtgtcataaatattgtgttgtatttttggatggaaatgttatatatttaaaatatttttccatagtGAAATGTGTggtgatttatttatattatcagTCTATTCCAACATATTTGTGTTTCCGTTCATAAAAAGATATTTCAGGGTAAAGGAATGTTAAAACCCCTCTCAACTGTTATATATGTATACTTGTATAGATagattacaaatatatatataaaaatactatatacagctgtatattgaaaatatatatttacacaaagACCTTCCCTCCTGTaattcaataattaaatatatttatctgttcaaatgtcttaaatgtgCAGCTTCAactacactaccagtcaaatgtTTGAGCACACTTGACAGAGttcaatttgttttaaaatacattttataaacagTATGTAAAGGATACCTATGTgtgaatttctttacaaagctaaacttttaattaaaatggaTGATGGGGCctatttataaagaaaaagcaGCCAACAAGTGTCCAGCACACATGGCATCTCCTTCAGAACTGTTTAAAAAGCATCCCAGGTGGATACTTCATGAAGTTTGTTGAGAGAATGCCCAAAGCGTGCTGGAATCTAGGCAAAGGGTGGTTACTTGAAGGCTAAAATACACTACACGATTTTTACCCTGATTTGCAGTCTGGAGGAGTCGACTCTAGTTGCTGAATGTTATTGCCGGTCTACAGATTTTGAGCAGTTGACAAATTTTATAGAAAATTGCGTATTGTATAACATGCACAGACACAGATCCCATCCAGTCGGggatataaaatgtattatgtattttgaGTTTTGTTGTGTTCGGAACAACTTGAAAGTCTGATAGTGTATAATCcttcatttaaaggattagttcactttaaaatgaaagttaccccaagctttactcaccctcatgccatcctagatgtatatgactttcttctttctgatgaacacaatcagagttatattaataaatatcctgacgcagccaagctttataatggcagtgaacgggaccaatgagtatgaagctcaagaaagtgcatccatccatcataaacgtactccacacggctccaggggttaataaaggccttctgaagcgaagtgaagcgtttgtgtaagaaaaatatccatatttaacacattataaagtaaaatatctagcttccaccttccgtattcaacttacgaagaaagt from Ctenopharyngodon idella isolate HZGC_01 chromosome 12, HZGC01, whole genome shotgun sequence carries:
- the znf438 gene encoding zinc finger protein 438, which translates into the protein MKTQEHRSSPLKSHTQSDARPHSQIKGLQFRSIAPKAPAVVPSSAVLSCQPPSALPEASTAVSPKSILVPAQNYALMQVAGQEGTFSLVALPQTQQQQPIQKNLKLPIPRYQPVRSKSTPEKGSSKMPSPAKVSATAQAQSSAVKSDQSSDPVSEQLMIDTPTSSEINIAPLFPGSQTDRKMEQKSDVRPLKNQHYPSGTSLVAPVKKISPVKTQIEGPSSAGSAITVLSPTIFSKAVQIIPSPPKGKLPILPYAKVKNSLLVPTSLASTPFSDKQTVSGAKSSLKSPPDNNIKSTDSKVKSESLSQDHNNTQFKKPPGKKRGRKRKTMEDILAFEARKKRSLSFFRRRVPEKPPLGVPNSASQEKLLDISKKYRSIRPKPVLVMETTIPQLVPLPSLSTPESPDQELLLGQQISGKPLSVPQSTDQQPVADCKGGGGVIYTSRPLHRCPTCSRCFQFKHHLQSHMNSHSNLRPYVCPVCRKAYAHSGSLSTHMKLHHAESRPRKSLCCEFCDKSFGYVGVYFSHLREVHRVILTVEPSISQHEENMSVEESSEADEQASEQRVDPVELQIKCGRCQAITPTFADMKLHLLYVHGEEVQVRPRDGATCGGREAEDELVKHAAHYWRQLNEKRNLVHCGTCNEEFFSFSKFKCHLHSHHQGARESQKEEEVEEEVVGKEGYVLRGLNKGISLRVGSHFNCILCSKVFNKRQEVFEHWRAQHNCENPTLLWDVLDFRGENKPIDGPN